The bacterium (Candidatus Blackallbacteria) CG13_big_fil_rev_8_21_14_2_50_49_14 genomic sequence TTTTTGACTGGGATGATTTTTCAATTCGGTGCTGTAAAGGGTTTCAAACTGCAGGCGGGCAGAAACTCCGAAATGATCAGAGAGAAAATAGCCTTCAATCGGCTTGTTGTGCGTGACCTGGGCTTCAATCAAGCTGGTTTTATAGGTGTTCTGTTTGAGCACATGAATATAATCCAAACGGGTACCTTGCGTTTTGCCCTTTTTATAGAGATTGGAAGGGTCTGAGGTATAGCCGGGATCCTGTGGGTGAAGGGTGCGCCAGACATCGATCAAAGGCAAGCGGCGATTCAGATCCAGATATTCGGGATAATCGGGAATCATATTGAAATCACCGGTAATCACAGTGGGATAGGGAGAATTGTTTTGAGCAATAAATTCTTGAAGGACTTTATTGTCTTCATTGATACGAATTTTTTCAGCCACTGGCTTGTTTTCTGCCTGGTAGTGGGTGGTGTAAACGTCAATCGCGCCCAGACTGGGGTGGTCGATACGGGTAAAAAGCACGCCTTTGCGAGCCAAACAATCGGCGACGGTGCAGTTGCCAAATTGGCGGAAATCGTTGCGGATGATCGGATATTTAGACAGCACGTAGAGCCCGCTGCCCAATTTCAGCCCACTGTTGTTCCAGCGCAGATGATAGGGAAAACGTGTACTTTTGCGAAGTACTTCGATATCGTTTGAGAAGGTTTCCTGAAGCGTGACCACGTCATAGTCGTTCAGGGTCTGGCCCAAACGTTCAAAACGAGCTTTGCGGTCTTTGACCAGAATGCTGGGCAGGCCCCAAACATTGAGAGTTAAAATTTTGAGCTCGCCTTTGCTGTCTTTGAGCTGGGCGGGCACAGGTGTCATGGGGGTCGCTGCGCTGGGGGTTGGAGAAGGTTGGGCCAGAGCAGGATCTGCAGGAAGATTATAGGCGCTGTTGCCCGAGGCTACATCGGGAGGCAGACTGGCGTCATAATTATTGCTGGTATAGGTATTTTGGGGGGTTGTGTTATAAGCATTGGGATCGGTATAGCTGTTGGTGGCATAGGCATTGGGGTCGGTATAGCTTCCTGTGCTGGCAAAACCATAGCTGCTATCGGTGGGATAGGCACCACTGGTTTGAGCTGAACCATAGGGGTTGATTTGGGAGTTTAGGCCCTGTTGACCGTAAAAAGCACCAGCCACCATCGGGGACTGACCACAGGCGGTCAGTAAGCCCAGCAGGCCCAGCGCTAATAATTTTTTTATAATCACAGTTTTACCCAAATATAACCTTCTTTACGGATTATATGGGTTTTCGATCTAAAACTTGCCTCTTGAGGTCTAAAAAATTTAGAATATTTGGACAATAGACTATTTCTGGAAAAGTTTCTCCATGCTATTTGAACAACCCTTTGTGATCCCTGCTATCGCAATCTTTGTCTTGTCTCTTCCTTTGATCTTTGGGCTTGTTCAGCCCAATCGATACTTTGGCTTTCGCAATGCAAACACCCTGTCGAATCCTGAAATATGGTTTAAAGTCAACCGTATGACAGGTTTTGGTTTGAGCTTTGCGAGCTATTCCAGCCGAAACGTTTCCTGAAAAGGGAGTGTCTGCTGTTTCAGTGGATTAAGCTCCGAGTGTCAAAAAGTTAGAGTTGATAACCCGGTTTGCCCTCAAATTCGTAGAGATGTTCGGTTTTGATCCAATTCAGCCCAGAATTTAAAATTTTATCAAGCAAATGGATCACTTCTTGATGTTGGATCGGCCTGCGATTTTTGCTGAGAAAACGGCAACGCCAAAGATCCGTGTATTCAATTTCTGATTGTGGCTTGGGCCAGATTTGGGTTTCACGGTTGCTGAGCAAAACCAATTCAGAATGGGGTCTGGCCAGCGCTTCCAGTTTTTTGCGCAGCGTATCGGGCTCTTGTGAGGGCCCATTCAGAAAGATATCCACACCCACCAAATCCTTATGTAGCACAGGGCGTTGCATGGGCGGAGAGAGCGTGATCGGGCTGTGGTTTTGATAGCGAACAGCTTTGAGATGCATGGGTTCCTGGCCGAGTCGGTCGATAACTGCTTGTGCGAAACTGGCGGTTCCCACGCGGGATTTGCTGCCCGCATGCCAGATATCGTAAGTATGAATGCCTTCTTCAATGGTTTTGAGCCAGGCATTGTGCACCCATTCGGCGACATCTGCCTGTTCCAGATGGCGCAGCATCATCACTGCAGCCAGGATCATGCCCGAAGGATTGGCCTGATCGCGCCCTGCTTTTCCCGGTACTGAACCGTGAAAGGTTTCAAACATCGCACAGTCTTCACCCAAATTGGCAGAGCCTGCCAAACCAATTGAACCCGCCAATTGGGCAGTCATATCGGTGAGCAGATCGCCATAAAGATTGGGGGCCACAATGATATCAAACTGTTCAGGATTTTCTGCCAGACGGGCCACACCAATGTCTACGACCCAATGTTCATTTTCAAGATCGGGGTATTCGCGCGCGATTTTACGGAAAATCTGGTGAAACAGGCCATCGGTCATTTTCATAATATGGTCGCGGGTAAAACAGCTAACTTTTTGGCGAAAATGCGTGCGTGCGTATTCAAAGGCATAGCGGATAATTTTCTCACTGCCGGTATGGCTGATCAGGCGCGTAC encodes the following:
- the icd gene encoding isocitrate dehydrogenase; translation: METKRLISVAHGDGVGPEITKATLKILKAAGARIEVQPVIMGSQAYAAGYKSGITPKAWDSIRRTRVLLKAPVSTPPDCRFRSPNVIIRKKLGLYANIRPCVSYFPYVQTRHPAMNVVIIRENEEDLYAGLEHRLSPDVTQCTRLISHTGSEKIIRYAFEYARTHFRQKVSCFTRDHIMKMTDGLFHQIFRKIAREYPDLENEHWVVDIGVARLAENPEQFDIIVAPNLYGDLLTDMTAQLAGSIGLAGSANLGEDCAMFETFHGSVPGKAGRDQANPSGMILAAVMMLRHLEQADVAEWVHNAWLKTIEEGIHTYDIWHAGSKSRVGTASFAQAVIDRLGQEPMHLKAVRYQNHSPITLSPPMQRPVLHKDLVGVDIFLNGPSQEPDTLRKKLEALARPHSELVLLSNRETQIWPKPQSEIEYTDLWRCRFLSKNRRPIQHQEVIHLLDKILNSGLNWIKTEHLYEFEGKPGYQL